A stretch of the Nicotiana tabacum cultivar K326 chromosome 6, ASM71507v2, whole genome shotgun sequence genome encodes the following:
- the LOC107828692 gene encoding putative membrane-associated kinase regulator 2 yields MEAFNLLKFWRNTSTDTAADDRDIVSELDDLDYVRNPAIETDEETDDDEDSFFELVFTGPDRRPKVDNNNPKCISVNSPRNPESPRDVFFKQKPFAIDSNSKPQSPIWILKSAPKFRVFLLGFRKSKPEKVGIDDSATASPKIQSKRFTAKCKAEEVPVPMSPVFTRDNSLRSKLQKEKEEDLSVDESLKKFIRADVPKYLKLMKPLYARASKRYTEKIGVSPLSSPSTQSMCSSPRKASEEGKQGNRVAAFGAVRKHLGKSRSAASTFAGASPSPMNRRDDSLLQEQNDGIQGAILHCKRSYSSVAKDCSMLLPRSGSEDLPRASWEELNRWSI; encoded by the exons ATGGAAGCTTTTAACCTACTCAAATTCTGGCGAAATACCAGCACCGATACTGCTGCTGATGATCGGGACATTGTCTCTGAACTCGATGATTTGGACTACGTACGCAACCCGGCGATTGAAACTGATGAAGAAACCGATGACGATGAGGACTCCTTCTTCGAGTTGGTGTTTACTGGACCAGATAGACGCCCCAAAGTAGACAACAACAACCCAAAGTGCATTTCTGTTAACAGTCCCCGCAACCCTGAATCCCCCAGAGACGTTTTCTTTAAACAAAAACCCTTTGCAATCGACTCCAACTCAAAGCCTCAATCTCCGATTTGGATCCTCAAATCAGCCCCCAAGTTTCGGGTCTTCTTATTGGGCTTCAGGAAGTCTAAGCCGGAGAAAGTGGGCATTGACGATTCAGCTACGGCAAGCCCAAAGATTCAGAGCAAACGCTTTACGGCGAAATGCAAAGCGGAAGAGGTTCCGGTTCCAATGAGCCCTGTTTTTACAAGAGACAACAGTTTAAGGAGCAAACTgcagaaagagaaagaagaagatttGTCAGTTGACGAATCGTTGAAGAAGTTTATAAGAGCTGATGTGCCCAAGTATTTGAAATTGATGAAGCCTTTGTACGCCAGAGCTTCAAAAAGGTACACCGAAAAAATTGGAGTATCGCCATTGTCTTCTCCGTCGACGCAATCAATGTGCTCCTCACCCAGAAAAGCATCAGAGGAGGGAAAACAGGGGAACCGAGTTGCTGCATTTGGAGCTGTTCGTAAGCACCTAGGTAAAAGCCGGTCTGCGGCGTCTACATTTGCCGGAGCTTCACCGTCGCCGATGAACCGGAGAGACGATTCACTTCTGCAGGAGCAAAATGATGGAATCCAAGGCGCTATTCTTCATTGCAAGAGATCTTACAGCTCAGTTGCAAAAG ACTGTTCGATGTTATTACCAAGATCTGGAAGTGAAGATCTGCCAAGAGCCTCTTGGGAGGAACTGAACAGATGGAGTATCTga